One window of Nitrospinota bacterium genomic DNA carries:
- a CDS encoding biotin/lipoyl-binding protein: MFYRLQQPFFAFFLIFLVSCSSSEEVPQQETKKEFSLPVQVGKVSYINVADEVHVMGNIESEKRVDVTPEVRGKIIKIPIERGMKMKAGDLLAQIDPREYELTLERLQADLVSMQKEYEKALGGLRPEEKKRLEAEMRAAESALSLAQIELDRIQKLADQKVKPQSDLDIASDKVRQAEEFLKASKADLEAGMKGRSEDIEKLESDMKTLIKQVAAAELNLSKVNVVAPFDGVVTTKEIDLGSFAEEGSPIASMISSSRLKASLEIPQGYRKKLKKLKGAKFLARELNLKFKYGRNLSRRIRVIPDASIFSGNIRIQIDLPDPDPALYPGLTLEGTLNFGVRKKVLHVPEVSLVVGDNETVVYIVKDGHAQLVPVKTFSERNGFVEIEDFTHKLGLNEDLIMVGSGAVFPGAKVIVTNKKQKATLKPAVKGKEKTQTKSRRSDETH, translated from the coding sequence TTGTTTTACAGATTACAACAGCCTTTTTTTGCTTTCTTCCTGATTTTTCTGGTTTCTTGTTCTTCTTCAGAAGAGGTGCCACAACAGGAAACAAAGAAAGAATTTTCTCTACCTGTCCAGGTGGGTAAAGTCTCTTACATAAATGTTGCAGACGAAGTACATGTTATGGGCAACATCGAATCAGAAAAGAGGGTAGATGTTACCCCTGAAGTCCGTGGAAAAATTATAAAGATACCCATTGAAAGAGGCATGAAGATGAAAGCCGGTGACTTGCTGGCACAGATCGACCCCAGAGAATATGAATTGACGCTTGAGAGGTTACAAGCCGATCTCGTTTCCATGCAAAAAGAGTATGAGAAAGCTTTAGGCGGATTACGTCCGGAAGAAAAGAAAAGGCTGGAAGCCGAAATGCGAGCCGCCGAAAGTGCTTTGAGCCTGGCTCAAATAGAATTAGATCGTATCCAAAAACTGGCGGATCAAAAGGTCAAGCCCCAGTCGGATCTTGATATTGCTTCAGACAAGGTGCGTCAGGCAGAAGAGTTTTTGAAAGCCAGTAAAGCGGATTTGGAAGCTGGTATGAAAGGCCGCAGTGAAGATATTGAAAAACTGGAGTCTGATATGAAGACCCTCATAAAACAGGTTGCTGCGGCAGAATTAAACCTTTCTAAAGTAAATGTCGTGGCTCCTTTTGACGGGGTCGTCACAACCAAGGAAATTGATTTAGGATCTTTCGCAGAGGAGGGTTCACCGATTGCCAGTATGATCAGCTCCTCCAGGCTTAAGGCATCTCTTGAAATACCTCAGGGCTACAGAAAAAAACTGAAAAAGCTTAAGGGAGCAAAGTTTCTAGCCAGGGAATTGAACTTGAAATTTAAATACGGCAGAAATTTATCAAGGCGTATTCGGGTAATTCCTGATGCCAGCATTTTCTCTGGAAATATCAGGATACAAATCGATTTGCCCGACCCCGATCCTGCTTTATATCCGGGTTTGACATTGGAAGGTACTTTAAACTTTGGTGTTCGTAAAAAAGTATTGCATGTGCCGGAAGTTTCTCTTGTTGTTGGGGATAATGAGACGGTTGTCTATATTGTTAAAGACGGGCATGCCCAGCTGGTTCCCGTTAAAACTTTCAGTGAACGAAATGGTTTTGTTGAGATTGAAGATTTTACACACAAGCTGGGCTTGAATGAAGATCTGATCATGGTTGGCTCAGGTGCGGTCTTCCCCGGAGCGAAAGTGATTGTGACCAATAAGAAGCAGAAAGCTACTTTGAAACCAGCAGTAAAAGGCAAAGAAAAAACGCAAACGAAAAGCCGGAGGTCTGATGAAACTCATTGA